In Candidatus Promineifilum breve, one genomic interval encodes:
- a CDS encoding helix-turn-helix domain-containing protein: protein MNQYTGSDFDDFLAEEGILEEVTARAHKRLLALQLQDIMAETQLTKTELAERMQTSRSQLDRLLDPENTAVTLDSLERLARAVGKRLVVELA, encoded by the coding sequence ATGAATCAGTACACCGGTAGCGATTTCGATGATTTTCTGGCCGAAGAAGGTATCCTGGAAGAGGTAACCGCACGGGCTCACAAGCGCTTACTGGCGCTTCAGCTTCAGGACATCATGGCCGAAACGCAATTGACCAAGACCGAACTTGCGGAACGCATGCAGACCAGCCGTTCCCAACTGGACCGTCTGCTCGACCCGGAGAATACGGCGGTGACGCTGGACTCGCTAGAGCGGTTGGCGCGGGCAGTGGGAAAGCGGTTAGTAGTGGAGTTGGCATAG
- a CDS encoding type II toxin-antitoxin system RelE/ParE family toxin, with protein MHGHERSAILHVVFFRSRTGEEPVRSWLKELEKDDRKVIGEDVKLVQFRWPLAMPLVRKLEPELWEVRSHLGGGRIARMVFTVRAGEMALLHGFSKKSQKTPPQEMELARRRKNLWLEG; from the coding sequence ATTCATGGTCATGAGCGATCAGCCATCCTACACGTTGTCTTCTTTCGTTCAAGAACTGGAGAAGAACCAGTAAGGAGTTGGCTGAAGGAACTTGAAAAGGACGACCGCAAGGTAATTGGGGAAGATGTCAAATTGGTGCAGTTTCGCTGGCCGCTGGCGATGCCGCTTGTGCGCAAGCTAGAGCCAGAGCTTTGGGAAGTACGCAGTCATCTGGGTGGTGGACGCATCGCGAGGATGGTCTTCACCGTTCGGGCAGGCGAAATGGCCTTGTTACACGGGTTTAGCAAGAAATCACAGAAAACACCGCCACAAGAAATGGAATTGGCCCGCCGGCGGAAGAATCTATGGCTGGAAGGGTGA